In Helianthus annuus cultivar XRQ/B chromosome 3, HanXRQr2.0-SUNRISE, whole genome shotgun sequence, a single window of DNA contains:
- the LOC110929803 gene encoding uncharacterized protein LOC110929803, producing the protein MECNKEEAVRAKQLAEKKMEIKDFSGALKIALKAQQLYPELENISQLILVCEVHCSAEKKSYGTDKDWYGILKVEASADDITIKKQYRKLALTLHPDKNNFSGSTDAFKLIGEAQRVLLDREKRMVHDSKRRSYGNVSAPSWNPPKQPTRQSNVQYQHPWNQGHSINFTAARPANFQFTPQQFSTAGGHRSTLSTFWTVCPFCSVRYQFFKDVVKKDINCQSCKKTFTAYELNAPSAAAATPTHIHTHTQPIRVPPKPVPSTRRGFTTKPVFEKKETPKAHVNASRKRKKRIEESSESSDSSSSESSESEEDIEVHSESEDNGVRKNVDENPNNSDFQYFGEQPRRSARAKRNVSYKENVNDIDIDIDNDDVASPNENSAEEDTFWKEEARKVDENKQKESDNEKTQKDDEGGESANDDDKGGESANDDDNEEEIEPEVFECPDPEFSDFDQYRKEESFKTGQIWACYDTEDAMPRFYTFIKKVSLVPEFKLQIQWLKPDPATVDEKKWVAADLPVACGRFKHGKLDKSEDIFSFSHLVTWEAGQQTKTINIIPRKGETWALFKNWSINWHTPEDDDEERKYEYEFVEVLSDFDENVGARVSLLEKVKGFVCLFSKKEGGEMVVSGSEKYRFAHMVLSCRMSGEEREGVPKGCYELDPASLPASTFE; encoded by the coding sequence ATGGAATGCAACAAAGAGGAAGCAGTTCGGGCCAAACAGCTTGCCGAGAAGAAGATGGAGATCAAAGACTTCTCGGGGGCCCTAAAGATCGCGCTCAAGGCCCAACAGCTTTATCCCGAACTCGAAAACATTTCTCAGTTAATTTTGGTATGTGAAGTACACTGTTCCGCCGAGAAGAAATCATACGGCACCGATAAAGACTGGTACGGAATTCTCAAAGTCGAGGCGTCTGCTGACGATATAACAATTAAAAAACAGTACAGAAAATTAGCTCTTACGCTCCATCCCGATAAAAACAACTTTTCCGGATCTACTGACGCTTTTAAGTTAATCGGCGAAGCACAAAGAGTGCTTCTGGACCGTGAAAAACGAATGGTTCATGATAGTAAGCGTAGATCTTACGGAAACGTTTCAGCCCCTAGTTGGAACCCCCCTAAACAACCAACCCGACAATCGAATGTCCAATACCAACATCCTTGGAATCAGGGTCATTCCATTAATTTTACCGCAGCGCGTCCTGCTAATTTTCAGTTTACACCACAGCAGTTCTCAACTGCTGGTGGACATCGGTCGACGTTGTCGACTTTCTGGACTGTTTGTCCGTTCTGTTCGGTTAGGTACCAGTTTTTTAAAGATGTCGTTAAAAAAGATATCAATTGTCAAAGTTGCAAGAAAACGTTTACTGCTTATGAATTGAACGCCCCAAGTGCTGCTGCCGCAACTCCAACCCATATCCATACCCATACCCAACCGATTAGGGTTCCGCCCAAACCCGTACCGAGTACGAGGCGTGGTTTTACAACGAAGCCGGTATTTGAGAAAAAAGAAACACCCAAGGCACACGTTAATGCAAGCAGGAAACGGAAAAAGCGAATAGAAGAATCGAGTGAAAGCtctgatagtagtagtagtgagagctCGGAATCTGAAGAAGACATAGAAGTGCATAGTGAAAGTGAAGACAACGGTGTGCGAAAAAACGTTGATGAAAATCCAAATAATTCGGATTTTCAATATTTCGGTGAACAGCCGCGCAGATCCGCAAGGGCAAAAAGGAACGTTTCCTACAAAGAAAACGTAAACGATATTGACATCGATATTGATAACGATGATGTCGCTTCACCAAACGAAAACAGTGCTGAGGAAGATACGTTCTGGAAAGAAGAGGCGAGGAAAGTTGATGAAAATAAACAAAAGGAATCAGATAATGAAAAAACTCAGAAGGATGATGAAGGGGGTGAAAGTGCAAATGATGATGATAAAGGGGGTGAAAGTGCAAATGATGATGATAACGAAGAAGAAATAGAACCGGAAGTTTTTGAGTGCCCTGATCCCGAGTTTAGTGATTTCGATCAATACAGAAAAGAAGAAAGTTTTAAAACGGGGCAGATATGGGCGTGTTACGATACCGAAGACGCAATGCCGAGATTCTACACATTTATTAAAAAAGTATCCTTGGTACCGGAGTTTAAGCTGCAAATTCAATGGTTAAAACCTGATCCTGCAACTGTTGACGAAAAGAAATGGGTGGCTGCAGATTTACCGGTTGCGTGTGGCAGATTTAAACACGGGAAACTCGATAAATCCGAAGATATTTTCTCATTCTCACACTTGGTTACATGGGAAGCGGGTCAACAAACCAAAACAATTAACATAATTCCAAGAAAAGGCGAGACATGGGCCCTTTTTAAAAACTGGTCGATAAACTGGCACACGCCCGAAGACGATGACGAGGAAAGAAAGTACGAATACGAGTTTGTGGAAGTTTTATCGGACTTCGATGAAAACGTGGGTGCGCGCGTTTCGTTATTGGAGAAAGTGAAGGGGTTTGTATGTCTTTTTAGTAAAAAAGAAGGCGGTGAGATGGTGGTTTCGGGGAGCGAAAAGTACAGATTCGCTCATATGGTTCTTTCGTGTAGAATGAGCGGAGAAGAAAGAGAAGGTGTTCCGAAAGGGTGTTACGAACTCGATCCTGCTTCTCTGCCTGCATCAACATTTGAATAG